In a genomic window of Myxococcales bacterium:
- a CDS encoding MFS transporter gives MRARLAAIRRSLPDAFWVVWLGTLVNRAGGFVLPMLGYYLTAERGLTRGQAVAIATCHGVGMMGAALIGGVLADRIGRRATMALSLFAGAVMLLALAEARDPTAIGAAAAALGLVGDLYRPAVMAFVSDVVPAADRPRAFGVLYWAINLGFTIAPLAAGAMAGWSYRALFIGDAVTMALYGVIVLAWVPETRPAVVVAPTAPRVSLATVLTDRVFMIFVGLILATTLVFHQSTVTLSLHLEHAGYATSTYGAIIAVNGVLIIVVQPWVTAWLGGRASAPVLAVAAVLCGVGMGGHGLATTVPLHAVAVAVWTSGEIMQSPFFGSVVATLAPPEARGRYQGVFGLSSGVAAMLAPVTGQVTVAAFGPRGPWAMCAVLGVLAAIGLLATARGRAARGVR, from the coding sequence GTGCGCGCCCGCCTCGCCGCGATCCGTCGCAGCCTGCCGGACGCGTTCTGGGTGGTGTGGCTGGGGACGCTGGTCAACCGCGCCGGCGGCTTCGTGCTGCCGATGCTCGGCTACTACCTGACCGCCGAGCGCGGCCTCACGCGCGGCCAGGCGGTCGCGATCGCGACCTGCCACGGCGTCGGCATGATGGGGGCGGCGCTGATCGGCGGGGTCCTGGCCGACCGCATCGGCCGGCGCGCGACGATGGCGCTGTCGCTGTTCGCGGGCGCGGTGATGCTGCTGGCGCTGGCCGAGGCCCGCGATCCGACCGCGATCGGCGCGGCCGCGGCGGCGCTGGGGCTGGTCGGCGATCTGTACCGCCCCGCGGTGATGGCGTTCGTCAGCGACGTGGTGCCGGCGGCCGACCGCCCGCGCGCCTTCGGCGTCCTGTACTGGGCGATCAACCTCGGCTTCACGATCGCGCCGCTCGCCGCCGGCGCCATGGCCGGCTGGTCGTACCGGGCGCTGTTCATCGGCGACGCCGTGACGATGGCGCTCTACGGCGTGATCGTCCTGGCGTGGGTGCCCGAGACCCGGCCGGCCGTGGTGGTCGCGCCGACGGCGCCGCGGGTGTCGCTGGCGACGGTCCTGACCGATCGGGTGTTCATGATCTTCGTCGGGCTGATCCTCGCGACGACGCTGGTCTTCCACCAGTCGACGGTGACGCTGTCGCTCCACCTCGAGCACGCCGGCTACGCGACCTCGACCTACGGCGCGATCATCGCGGTCAACGGCGTCCTGATCATCGTCGTGCAGCCGTGGGTGACGGCGTGGCTCGGCGGCCGCGCCAGCGCGCCGGTGCTGGCGGTGGCGGCGGTGCTGTGCGGCGTCGGCATGGGCGGCCACGGCCTCGCCACGACCGTGCCGCTGCACGCGGTCGCGGTCGCGGTCTGGACCTCGGGCGAGATCATGCAGTCGCCGTTCTTCGGCAGCGTGGTCGCGACCCTGGCGCCGCCCGAGGCCCGGGGCCGCTACCAGGGCGTGTTCGGGCTGTCGTCGGGCGTGGCCGCGATGCTGGCGCCGGTGACCGGGCAGGTCACCGTCGCGGCGTTCGGGCCGCGGGGGCCGTGGGCGATGTGCGCGGTGCTCGGCGTGCTCGCGGCCATCGGGCTGCTGGCGACCGCCCGCGGTCGCGCCGCGCGCGGCGTGCGCTGA
- a CDS encoding M20/M25/M40 family metallo-hydrolase, giving the protein MRTLAALALALAAACAAEGADGPDGGGADDDGGAPDADPCQAPTAAPAWLDAYLTSTIAKLTGAAELAPGVRLTDRATATRRAATRTFLTAELTGLGLAASLDDYGQGANVVGELPATSGAGAALVIVGAHLDTVAGSPGADDNASGVATTLAVARMLRDVACRDRRIQFVLFDQEEIGLIGSTYLANRLRQTGADVTAVHTLDQLGWDGDGDRRFEIELPTPTLWAQYQAAATTLGVGVDETATGSTDHQAFRERGFPAVGVSEEFASGDTTPYYHAATDTAATLTIPYVALGARLVALVVAREVGAP; this is encoded by the coding sequence GTGAGGACGCTCGCGGCGCTGGCGCTGGCGCTGGCCGCGGCGTGCGCGGCCGAGGGCGCCGACGGGCCCGACGGCGGCGGCGCCGACGACGACGGCGGCGCGCCCGACGCCGACCCGTGCCAGGCGCCGACCGCGGCGCCGGCCTGGCTCGACGCCTACCTGACCTCGACCATCGCCAAGCTCACCGGCGCCGCCGAGCTCGCGCCGGGCGTCCGCCTGACCGATCGCGCGACCGCCACGCGGCGCGCCGCGACCCGGACGTTCCTCACCGCCGAGCTGACCGGCCTCGGGCTCGCGGCGTCCCTCGACGACTACGGCCAGGGCGCCAACGTCGTCGGCGAGCTGCCCGCGACCAGCGGCGCCGGGGCCGCGCTGGTGATCGTCGGCGCCCACCTCGACACCGTCGCCGGCAGCCCCGGGGCCGACGACAACGCCTCGGGCGTCGCCACGACGCTCGCGGTCGCGCGCATGCTGCGCGACGTCGCCTGCCGCGATCGCCGGATCCAGTTCGTGCTGTTCGATCAGGAGGAGATCGGCCTGATCGGCTCGACCTACCTCGCGAACCGCCTGCGCCAGACCGGCGCCGACGTCACCGCGGTCCACACGCTCGATCAGCTCGGCTGGGACGGCGACGGCGATCGCCGGTTCGAGATCGAGCTGCCGACGCCGACCCTGTGGGCGCAGTACCAGGCCGCGGCGACCACGCTCGGGGTGGGCGTCGACGAGACCGCCACGGGCTCGACCGATCACCAGGCGTTCCGCGAGCGCGGCTTCCCGGCGGTCGGCGTCAGCGAGGAGTTCGCGTCCGGCGACACCACCCCGTACTACCACGCCGCCACCGACACCGCCGCCACGCTGACGATCCCGTACGTCGCCCTGGGCGCGCGCCTGGTCGCGCTGGTGGTCGCCCGCGAGGTCGGCGCACCGTGA
- a CDS encoding beta-lactamase family protein, whose protein sequence is MPALLRRGLETLVRPFPAAEVTAIGAEGDPAAAGVTAGDVDAIWRAAVGAYESGLYPALALCVRRRGHVLIDRAIGHARGNGPHDAADVRKVAARTDGLYCMFSASKMVTAMLVHLLEERHLVHLDDPVAHYVPEFGKKGKHRITLRHVLTHRAGIPRIPSQLADPNLLGRPAEILALLCEQSPVWRPGRRLGYHALTGGFILGAVIERVTGRDVQQFLQDEIARPLGLSSFGFGVAPDRLRDVAENAFTGPPVVPPLAGFIKRALSVGFADAVRISNDPRFLHAVIPAGNICTSAGDAARFMQLLLDGGELDGTRVFAPRTIARAVAEQSYLELDLTLGAPIRYGAGFLLGSNVTSPFGLGTPKAFGHLGFTNVFVWADPERDLAAALLTTGKPALSPGLASLWWLLTTIARRMPRDGRRTIKGA, encoded by the coding sequence ATGCCGGCACTGTTGCGCCGCGGTCTCGAGACGCTGGTCCGCCCGTTCCCGGCGGCCGAGGTGACCGCGATCGGCGCGGAGGGCGATCCTGCGGCGGCCGGGGTCACCGCCGGCGACGTCGACGCGATCTGGCGCGCCGCGGTCGGCGCCTACGAGTCCGGCCTGTACCCGGCGCTGGCGCTGTGCGTCCGGCGGCGCGGCCACGTGCTGATCGATCGCGCGATCGGCCACGCCCGCGGCAACGGCCCCCACGACGCCGCCGACGTGCGCAAGGTCGCCGCCCGCACCGACGGGCTCTACTGCATGTTCTCGGCGTCGAAGATGGTGACCGCGATGCTGGTGCACCTCCTCGAGGAGCGCCACCTGGTCCACCTCGACGATCCGGTCGCGCATTACGTCCCCGAGTTCGGCAAGAAGGGCAAGCACCGGATCACGCTGCGCCACGTGCTGACCCACCGCGCCGGCATCCCGCGCATCCCGTCGCAGCTCGCCGATCCCAACCTGCTGGGGCGGCCGGCCGAGATCCTGGCGCTCCTGTGCGAGCAGTCGCCGGTGTGGCGGCCCGGGCGGCGCCTCGGCTACCACGCGCTGACCGGCGGCTTCATCCTGGGCGCGGTGATCGAGCGCGTCACCGGCCGCGACGTGCAGCAGTTCCTGCAAGACGAGATCGCGCGGCCGCTCGGGCTCAGCAGCTTCGGCTTCGGGGTGGCGCCGGACCGGCTGCGCGACGTCGCCGAGAACGCGTTCACGGGGCCGCCGGTGGTGCCGCCGCTGGCCGGGTTCATCAAGCGGGCGCTGTCGGTCGGGTTCGCCGACGCGGTGCGGATCTCCAACGACCCGCGGTTCCTGCACGCCGTGATCCCGGCCGGGAACATCTGCACCAGCGCCGGCGACGCCGCGCGGTTCATGCAGCTCTTGCTCGACGGCGGCGAGCTCGACGGCACCCGCGTGTTCGCGCCGCGCACGATCGCGCGCGCGGTCGCCGAGCAGAGCTACCTCGAGCTCGATCTCACGCTGGGCGCGCCGATCCGCTACGGCGCCGGGTTCCTGCTCGGCTCGAACGTCACCAGCCCGTTCGGCCTCGGCACGCCCAAGGCGTTCGGCCACCTCGGCTTCACCAACGTGTTCGTGTGGGCCGACCCCGAGCGCGACCTGGCCGCGGCGCTGCTCACCACCGGGAAGCCGGCGCTGTCGCCGGGGCTGGCGTCGCTGTGGTGGCTGCTGACGACGATCGCCCGGCGGATGCCGCGCGACGGGCGGCGCACGATCAAGGGCGCCTGA
- a CDS encoding extensin family protein — protein MAPRLIAVLAALLALGILVDDAEARRPKPKHKRAHATRRAPRRPANMPDGWTWPPSKTMRAAGKACTTELSRLGVAWKPATAARKIATPITVPAMVFGGVKLVPTFRRPPFVMDCQLARALTMHGRELHARGVRELHFSRIYGYTPVRTRGKVLKALSRHALGLAVDVRAIVDDTGHKAVVQDDYLKDDPLLLAVEAYLNDSGGFRTVLTPRNDPASHYDHFHVEARADFSAPPTPKRPRS, from the coding sequence GTGGCGCCCCGCCTGATCGCCGTGCTCGCCGCGCTGCTCGCGCTCGGGATCCTCGTCGACGACGCCGAGGCCCGCCGGCCCAAGCCCAAGCACAAGCGCGCGCACGCGACCCGCCGCGCGCCCCGGCGACCCGCCAACATGCCCGACGGCTGGACGTGGCCGCCCTCGAAGACGATGCGCGCCGCGGGCAAGGCCTGCACGACCGAGCTGTCGCGGCTGGGCGTGGCCTGGAAGCCGGCCACGGCCGCGCGCAAGATCGCGACGCCGATCACCGTGCCGGCGATGGTGTTCGGCGGGGTCAAGCTGGTGCCGACGTTCCGCCGGCCGCCGTTCGTGATGGACTGCCAGCTCGCGCGGGCGCTGACGATGCACGGCCGGGAGCTCCACGCCCGCGGCGTCCGCGAGCTGCACTTCTCGCGCATCTACGGCTACACGCCGGTGCGCACGCGCGGCAAGGTGCTCAAGGCGCTGTCGCGGCACGCGCTCGGCCTCGCCGTCGACGTGCGGGCGATCGTCGACGACACCGGCCACAAGGCGGTCGTGCAGGACGACTACCTCAAGGACGACCCGCTGCTGCTCGCGGTCGAGGCGTACCTCAACGACTCGGGTGGGTTCCGCACGGTGCTGACGCCGCGCAACGATCCCGCCAGCCACTACGATCACTTCCACGTCGAGGCGCGCGCCGACTTCAGCGCCCCGCCGACGCCGAAGCGCCCGCGGTCGTGA